TGTTGGCACTGATTGACATCCTAAGTCTTACTACAATTTTGTTTGATTCACGTTTGCATCAGGCTTGAATATTTCTCAGTAAATTTCGAATTTTGTTTGCAGATTATATCGTGTATAACCTCATGCAAAATATGATCCACGTTGTCAGAGTTTATCAAAACGATTATTTTGCGGTCAACGACAATGGCAAACCATTTTTAACATGTGTTAGCAATACAgtttattgaaaaagttttttatcgACGTTATTGTTATCGTCGTGAGCGAATGATGATGGACTGATGTCAATCTGGGATGACGCTATGGTGAACTGATTTCCGACGTAAGGACCTCTTCTCATTAGCCAGTCTTGATTTGCCGTACAGCACTCCTCGTTCGAAGGTGATCTTTGCCGGTCAAAGTTCGCCGATGAGTCATCCTCCAGACCCAATGTGCTGCGAATGCGTCTGTTTATGGCCTCTGCAGTGAGAGTATAGTTTATTGGATTCATCGACCCCCTGGCATAGTTCTCGAACGTATCCAAGGGCTTCATCAAGGATTCATCCAAGAAAGGATTCCGCATCTTTTTTTCTGCCGCATAATACGCTTCATCGTAGTAATGCTGCATGTTAAGTTTGTGACGTTTCCGATAGTTTTCCAGCTCATCTTGATGGTAGTATTGACTATTATCAACTGGATTTCTCGGACGTTTTCGACAGGATGGCTCCACCTTATATTCCAGTGGCTGGCTTTCCAAAGAAGCTGCCGGCTGTTGGCGTAGATCTAGAGTTTCGGGTTCCTCGCCATCGGCAATCGAACTATGGATATCCGCCAAATCAATGTCATTTTCATCAGGACTGTAACATGATAACAAAATGTCAAATACTATACGGAAATATTCGTCTCGATAACATGCGGCATGCATATCATGCAGACAATTGATAAAATAGAACGATTGTTCCATTCGAAACTTTCATTGGAATATATTTGTATCGCGAAAGCATGTGGTACAATGATAAATTCTGACATTGTGTATACAAtataaattgaatgaaatatatttaaaataaatcaattcaTAGTTTATACGAGAAAGATTAATATGttaatatatttattattttgtatcATTGTTGTTTTCAGTTATCTAATAAATTTacaatggttatatttcgggaGGTCGATTGGTGCTTTTTATAAATATTCCATACAACACTATAGATAATATGTCACCTACAAAGGATGTCCACTTCCTCGTCTGTGCAAATTGCTGTGATACATACCATTTTTCAAGGAGATATGTCTGTTACCAACCCCTTGGTGACGTATCCTAATTCAGGTGGAATTTTGATGCTcgattctagaaaaaaaaaagaaaacaaaatataaaaccGTTATATTTTTGATCATACTAgtaagtacaatttttttttcagttataTGATTTTTTGGAGCTCATTTGGTCGGCGTTATGTGACAAATTTGAAGAAAGGAATAATGATAGCTTTGAATAAAGATAGCCTTGCTGTTATCGAATTTGGTAATTGTTACAAACCGCAATTCATTTTTAATGATCAGCGACAACCAAATAGATTATGCAGTGGACTACACGTTTGCCCATGGCGACTAATCCATAAATTCCACGAGAATATCAAGCAGGACGACGACAGGGaacacaaatacaaatattattgaatgccATTCTACCATTCAATTATACGTTTGCCAATCACTAGGTAATccgtgttgacggcattgagcatcGTTAACTAGTTTAGAGGAGCgtgaaaaaataattgattttcaggcacgtttttaaaattgcaattatgaatgaaaattaactttttcgtaccaaattagtattctatttaaatgaaaaaccatttttttcatgtggtgcaaaaatcttgtacgaaaattgttctgAAGACAacttcatattataatgaaaagcttcagtaacaatgttggaaatgtatagacaaatggttaaacaataatcagaaatgtttttttaagtgattaaataccATGATGTTATACttatcattcaaattttaacatatgAAAACTAGCTTCGTGTTTTCTAATCTGATAGGGATTagactaacgagtttgggacccaaattgtgGCCCCTAATTGGAAGTGGCCACCAGACACTATTcctctgtcatcgcgaattgttTTCGTTGTTTAAAATCTTATATTGAGCACTACGGTGATGGGCACTAAAATAAGCTCACgcccatttgaaatcaaagtgttgcaatattaaaagttttttcaaacttttcggtattccaTTCAATACTACGTAAAAGACCATTTTTACCATTTCAGTatagttgatttattttttagaaaaacacaacaaaaacaacaaaaatagaagggtctgagccaacgagcacggacggaagtttgacgtaggactttgattgttcagaacacttggttattttaaatgtaattgttttcattgttcagaaatctgttagtttaactcttttgaaactctaaatagtagcccttcaaacggtttgtaaagaacaaagaaagacggcttattgtctttctttgttctttGGTTGGAAGtttaactgtctaactgaaaatgattaatgaatatcagtgggacacataacaggatggaaaggtagatgaagtatatgtgaaacggtaaacaaaaaaaaatatatcgtcattgattacattgaatttggaatttatggggaagaaacgaaaaaacaagttgaaaatactcacggtttcgtgatattttgaggtaaaatacacatgaaatcattttttttatctgtattatagtgattttcaactcatttggctggttcgttacttttacttccatttttggaagaatgtcgggagtaagaattgaactcgtgacctttagcgtgagaggcatggatgttaccactacgccagatcgcctcctcacatgaaatcatgaatttGCTTTATTTTTTAATGGTATTGGTATTtaatggtattgtgatttctttccattgtcttattcttattattaggcatctTAGCTtcttcggtgaaataatgttcgtttgcagactatcacaatcaagtcgtattggttccaCTGCTCAatttatcatagaaggaattgagtctttgagaatattaatatttcatttcgtttcatttttgtgatgcgatgataTGCCGATCTTaataagtcttcgcatgataatcgcagcctcctcctaattaatgaacgatcactgtatggatgATACTTTCCTCGTTACTATGATGAAATCTTGcttgaagtttgagtgatgcatgaaatcttgtatctgattactttaacagcttgctaatttgttagataaagcgaattattgcacgcaattttgtgttacatacaacattcatgggaaggaagttggaagaaagaatgcataatacatgatgtACCTTCGCATCTGCTTACAAAACAGGTgagcttgattttttttgtatcgtacacgaaaattactcacacgtgcggtgtgtgtgcgctattttgtaCTCTATTAACTAATatgctaacgcgaggacctttatagcatacctgataactgtctaggttcgttggtttgagttcacgatgggtagacattAAAGTGTCCATTAATGGGataactagttttttttttgcatcagaaattaaattttcgttcctctttatatggacgtgaaaataagattgcgtacgcgggtaacaatttcgttcctaggggggtaaaaatgtggattgaagtcagttgaatgaagaggcagatttctattcattagtcgcgtcagttagaataaccactgactgaactagttcatcagtcatcctcgcttgtcaacgctagtcaattcattttctagtcaattcattttttgttgacggcgactgccgaagcagttctagtcgaagtgaagctactgagagtagtcGTTCTGCATTttccaccttcgaagatttgggGTCCTGGTGCTGACATTGCATAGCCTTTGAGCTAGAGCGGCTTGTGGGCTTAGCAGGTGGCTTCTTTGGTACGTGAGGTTTCCTGGCAGTGCGAGAAGATATAGGAGAGCTCCTGTTTGCGAGAGGTGAAGGTATTCACCAGTAACCGGCTAAGGAATAAGCGACCCTGAGAGCCCTATCCCAAATCCTCAGAGTTACAGTGTTTTGAAGCTGAGGAAGCTTCCGGAAAAGGGGTGGAGAACCAAtctccgaaatttgattttacgTGACAGCGTAAGGAGTCACAACGAAACATTGCTGTGAAGTATGGGGTAAGCCATGATGTCGTCCAGCTGATATTCCcattcggaagcatcagatgctCGTGGCAGCGTGACCGATTGGCCCATTATTTGTATTCGATATCTCTATATCAGACTTAACCTTTCAATAGGACTTAtatgttttgatcgattctcttcatcgacattcTCTACTGTTAGTAACTATCTGAAATAAAATCGATGAATCGATATATCAACCTAACATGGACCATACACCCCGTCTGGAAGACAATAGTTCGTTAATCGAAAACACAAAATGATTAAAGGCGCCTCctcattatgccgaatgataccGATCGGCCtataccaggcggcatattcggttcgttatgtaatgtggacgcccagggttgccaacaatattttccaaaaaactggaatattgctcttaaaaaaactggaagaaacctGGATTCTGTAAAATCGGTTTCGACTTCGATTTATCTAGAATAATTTTCTTTCCTATTCCAATGCTTGaagaaaaaaaggttttcctttgaagcttcgtgtagtatttatatgtgGTTCATAAAATGGCGATATAAACCATTAATTAACCGTTCGAGCAAATCAAAATAACGCAAATCTCACGCAAATCACTActttgaaacaatatttgaggatctttttTTCTATAACCGTTAGAAAATATAGCTTTATttggataaaattttgaaaatatcgtATTTATTGCTATAAGTGATTAATTGAGGTGTATGGGGACACGGTTCCTGGTTATAGAACACTTTTTTGCACTCACGAAGATTGTGAAATAAAAAGAAACTccacctgcgaatgacggatctctatagaagcatgtccgaaaaatatcttgaaactattgagaaacaGAGCTTGGACCCTCTGCCCCTAGGGAGGATGCTTCAATAGCTGTTATCTATGGCTATTACGAAAAAAAAGATAAGCCTTCGCTGTCGCGATTGAAGTTCGATGCAGAGCACGCGCGACATATCGCAGGGAATATTGGTTTTAGAGATGTTtacttggttaccttctcagggaCCCCACAGTCAACTTTCCGCCGTTTCAAGTTACCCAAAGACAATATTTGCCGCATGTTGTGTCACatgagatttttggattttaattTCGTCGAATGATCGATTAATGTAAACGGAAGCAAGATTACGTAGGTTTTACATCATATCAACTAAAAGTCAATGGAGCACATTGACCCTATGATCTACTGaactttagaatgatttggaggacctagagcaaataatatttaTATGAACTCAAAGATAGTGTAGCACGTTGCCGCTTGGGTTAGCACTGCGCGCTAACCTTATTAAATTTGGAAGTGTAAGCAGAAAAAAATGACACTGAGAGTGTGTAAAaaaagatagatagatagaccTTGGATCGATCGAACAAAATTCCAAATTTGTCAAGGAATAGGAAGGGTGAAGGAAGAATAATATTTActtattgtgaatttattttacatgaaattggtaaaacttaagcacatatatataaaaaaaactggattcaactggacaatattttaaaaaactggaagactTTAGGGTTTGACTGTTTAACTGGATCGagggaaaaaactggaagaaaccagtttaaactggaacattggcaacgctgtggacgccccatcgggtgcacgaaaccgaagtcccatcggatgcacgaagccatcacgaacacacgaacagcgttgccaatgttccagtttaaactggattcttccagtttttttttcctcgatccagttATAAAGTTAAACcctgaaatcttccagttttttaaaatattgtccagttttataCAGTTTTTTTATATGGTTGTTTCATTTTACCAggtttttgtaaaatatattcattatgcaTAAACAttatccctccctcacccttccTATTACTTggccaattttgttttttgacatttttcgttcgatcgatccaaagtgtatcttttcttttcttacgcagtgttatttttctcctgcttaCACATCCGAAAATCAATACGGTTAGCGCGCAGTGCGTGTGGTACCTTACCAAGCAGCAACGTGCTACAAtgtctttgagtttatataaatattatatattctaggtcctccaaaacattctgaagttcagaccaattgatctacaatgtccataacaaaaaaaaatacccaaaaattcatagagcacgcgtgctatgctggctttgagtttatataacgTTTTAGTATCAGACGTGATAGGTTctccaaatcattctaaagcTGAGAAGATCATAGTGTCAATGTGCTCCATCtttttaattgatatgaatatgaaaacCAAGTAATCTTCCATCCGTTTACAtccgtttacatcaatcgaACATCGAAATCGAACacgaaatgaaaatccgaaaatcccATGTGTTACAACATGCGGGAAAGATTATTTTTAGGTAACCTAAAAAGTAAAACCTGTACAATTATTTGGATCGGCTATACATTCCATTATTTATCGCATCATTTCCCATCGAAATCCAATCGCAACGATGGAAAATTAACTGTGGGATACCTAAGACGGTAACTGAGAGAACTTCTCGAAAATCAATTATCCCGGTGTTATTCATAGCGTATACACTTTATAGAACTCCATttgcgacggcggagagttGTTATTAGGAAATCTAGAAAGCAGAAGAACTCTAAAACTAATCAGACCGGCAATATATCGAACTCTAATATGGAAGGGGAGACTTATCTTTTGGAAACCTGAGaatccgagagaactcctctagaaCCTTGAAGATATTATGCATCGCGCGTACGTATATGAATCTCATCAGGACAGAGGAgagatattttgacgtaggactacgtctaaccggaagatatagggggtgaaatggaaatctaggcactgaacaagtaggaaaaaatgcaagatttggaacgcttataactcgagcatttctcaatagatcgcaaaggtttttgcatcaattgataggaaatatatctacgcatctatcataacgaatatcatttcatttttcttgagataaatgattgaataattgtgaaatatcaagcattgtccaaatgcactatgtgcccatttttgattggtccattttgtgctcctcaaatcgtaccgaccaaaacgggcaaccagagcagcagcgaaatagaatgaagcacgattggaaaggaaaaagaaaaaatatgaacgaaacattggtcgcagtctcacacatgcgtaattctcgagccagccagtcagcttaaaaatccccgctccgctgccgtaacgatcattctcattcaaaccgtacaccacatcagttcgcatcacaacacatcaacaaatcaacccaagcagccatgtctggacatggcaaaggaggaaaagtgaagggaaaggcaaaatcccgctcgaaccgtgttgatctggagttccccgcaagggtagctaggccgagcgcgttagtaccagtgcaccagtccatctagccggcgttatatagtttcggccgccgaagtgatcgagttagctggcaaagctgctcgcgacgataagaaaacctgcattcggaacagaacacattcggttcggtggacatcaagacaacaggcagttgcagtgagtggcgagtggcaaacgcaatcgcaaaacggcatcaggtagcagaagaaaaaagtttgttctttatacaaaccgctttggtggcaaatccagaacaaggcggcatcgagggcgttcgaaaaggtttttttcaaaccacgagtacttttctaaattggaaccattccataaaacaaggcgcttttcagggccattaaaccttccaaaaaagagtttaggaaatacagttcgatgctttctaaaacaatatccaaaataataataaaacacaaattgatgttttcataatttgtttgccaggatctgatgagtatgtgaatttgccagttgttctgagcttattgatagttggggacttttctgattattcaattttcaccaattcttaaattgtttccagattgaaagtacattaatttacaattagttcgacatttagctaattggacggacatgtaatgcgacttatttagttggacatttttgtaaacatagagatccaaattatgaccccacattgaaagtcgacactgtacaactgtcatcgcaaatgttcaattacaggttaaaatcgcctccaatgcgacactgagtggcgcttcggcacgtcgcattgaatgtaatttactgtacaacatgtcacaaaactggatgggaagaaattttccaactgtgaaagctgtggcgagtggcaaacgcaatcgctaaacagaaaggtttagccgaacaagatggggatatcgagagataacaaaacaataaactctttagattgaagataatttcgtGATCCCGAAAAGGactctttttagcctgcatgtgaatccaacgagcgaacaaatcgtaatgaatttatttttttgccatcgctgccttttaacgctcattcgttcgtctcgttggactcgcccctctggctgagtctgtcgatttgtctctatcctgtgagtgtgtaccgctagagtataaaacacgcggaccccaaaaaatatcttattttctttcaaaccgtaaacccgtgtggttgaacggcatcggcatcgtggacgtaacaaaggaggacaagttaagggaaaggcaaagtcccactcgagccgtgcaggtgtgcagttcctcGTAGGTGTGTCCGTCAgttgctcagcaagggtagctaggccgagcgcgttagtaccagtgcaccagtccatctagccggcgttatatagtttcggccgccgaagtgatcgagttatctggcaaagctgctcgcgacgataataaaacccgcattcagaacacaacacatcaagacaacaacaggcagttgcagcgagtggcgagtggcaaacgcaatcgcaaaacggcatcaggtagcagaagaaaaaagtttgttctttatacaaactgctttggtggcaaatccagaacaaggcggcatcgagggcgttcgaaaatgtttttttttttcaaaaccacgagtactaagtattctaaattggaaccattccataaaacaaggcgcttttcagggccattaaaccttccaaaaaagagtttaggaaatacagttcaatgctttctaaaacaaatggTCGTGATGGACGTACATGGGGATCAAAGACAAAGTAAAGATGTGTTCCATGTACGGGGCTAGGTGGTGAGCCTTcataaaaaacgcaaaaacacaacgccaaaggttcttttcagaaccaccaacatgttcataaagagtaaacagtaaactaatccatttttcaggtagataggtagaagaagaaaataaaacaatatttttaaaatatatatttaacaaaagctgtcccctttgtatagtcctacgtcactccggttatgtccccgacattacccacccgtcttttttttttaataacctgagaaggtaaccgagagtaCTCCTCTAAATCCAATAATCccggcgatatgttccgttatcCATCGCGCGTACTCTGCATCGAACTTCAGTCGCAACGGTGGAGAGTTATCTTTCTCTGGGTGGTAGCCAAGAATAGCAACTTACAATCGTTCTCCTTATGGGATTTGGGTTATTTTTTCGGACTTGCTACTacgagatccgtcattcgcaggtgaagttttttatttcatattctttGTGCGAAAAAGATAGCTACGAAGATGGTCAAAAAACActacaaaaatgtcaaaattcgaGAAGGAAAAGAACAGACAATTCAGGTTAGGTTTTATGTTGTAATCTATAACCAGAAACCGTGTACGTCAATAATTTTCATTGTCGAgcaaaaaaaatgagattttttaagttttatccaaataaaatcatattttttagaggttttagaagaaaagatcctcaaatgTCGTTTCACAGTAATATTCGAGTTGtgggaaacgttattttgatctaCTCGAATGGTTCATTTATGGtttatttcgctattttatgATCTACTATACGCTTTGAAGGGAATACTATTTCTCGGACATTGGAATAAgtataaaaaatgattttagataAACCAAGGCCGAACTTCTCAAAGTAAAACTTTTTCacgggatccagttttcttccagtttttttaagagcaatcttccagttttttgaaaaatattactgGCAACCCTGCACACGAAGCACTATGTCgccaacgctaatttacttcgttttgttttggttcgtttttctcgaaccggacccacttgtttcgggttcggttcgattcgagtcggttttcggcacgtcggcaagcccgggcggtacgtccacatttagtcggcttcaccgggcggccaaggccgattggcgtaatgtggacgcgtcttaacgaAACGAATCGGCATCGGTAATCGGTAATAGTTGCTTTTTGTTCAACGATGAACtgtcatttcatacaaaacaaCTGATCATACAACTGTTGAGTAcggaaaattgtttttgcttTCTATTAATTTCTTATTTTATTcttaataatataattttatttctgGGAATCTTCATAAAACAAGCCTTGAGAGATTAGCAAGACAGGTGAGCTCTTTTCTAGGTTTGACCAAATTATTTTTGCCATTATTTTTTAAAGATAGTAATTAGGCTCCATACATTTGATGGAAATGTTTTGGCTAGGAGTTTATACAGTTTATTAGAACGTTTCTTAATGACCATGTTGAGATTATCATCAAAATCAGGTGCTTCGTATTATAAGCGTATTTATTCTTGTATTCGTGcgtaaaatcataactcgtgtACTCacacacggtgtcacagaccacacgtgtctctgtaatattgccattgtgtactttttatgcgttattggtattcATTTAAAGAAAAGGATATAATTGAACGAGAAATctccagaaaatatattttcctcAACTTCATTAGTCATAGTCATTATTAAATGACTATGACTAATGAAGTTGAGGAAAACATAGTTTCTGGAGATTTCTCGTTCAATTATATATATCTCCACATTATATTATATCTCCACAACTGAATTTTGGATTTTTCGGTCTTTGAACTCgtgtgcgcgagtataggattaatttatcaattaaagtTGTGACTCATTTAGATGTGGGGgaatcaacgatcaatgaacTTTCTTCGCAAAATCATTGCTCGTAACCCGATTTTCTCATTTAAATATTATGTTTTAcaaagttgttcaaaagtttgtAGAAGTATTGATATTGGGTCAATAATATCTTCATTTTCATGGAaccactcccgacattcttccaaaaatggaaataaaattgACGAGCCagtcgaaatgtgttgaaagtcagtataatagagaaaaaaaaaacttctgtaCAATTTTGTAGAACATTATATTTCAATGACAAAATTGATGTTCAAgtgataattttttgaaaaaagagtcAATGCTCGGTGGAACCCCCATGAAAAAACAATCAAAGTAATTGATGAATTAAAGATGAAAAGTGAATTTGGGTAATCGCCATCATACATAGTTTTATATAATCGAAGATGTTCGCAGATGTATATAACAAtactttatatatatagaaaatgtCCTCAACATCAATTTTCCCAAGTATACAACAATCAAAAAAACAAAGATACCATCTGAGAACCTTGATAATTCCACAACACAACTACTGTACGATGgtatgtagaaaaaaaacaactattaGTTTAGAAGgtctgtaaataaaaaaaaacactagtaATTGGCGAATCATCCAAAGTTATTTAATTGCAGATGATTATACTGAAAATTctaaatatgtacattctaaaTCAGAGGGaattaaaaaatctttgatTATCATTGGTAAATATGTACAAACTATGTATATACATTGAATtatatgtgaaaaaaattcGAAAGAAACTATTAAAAAACCTGATGTCTGTAGCAATTATGGATATCTTCTTTATTATTCTTtcgtttttttatattatgtatGTCAATAGATTCACTAGAAGTAACTATACAATTTtattacaaacaaaaaattgtatatCATGAACAGATATGTCATTGCGATGAAAAATACTTTAGAGAATAAAACCGTTGATATCCAAACATCTGTAAAGCCGAATATTTGTTCTAGCAGCAAAATTCGCCTGCCTGTAAGATTTGACGAAGATCTATCGACTCTTGAAGATGTGTCTAAATCTCAGCAGGAAGAAATTACCTTACGAGAGAGATTCGGCATAGAGTCATCTGAATCATTGTACGGGTTTTTTGATCTATTGTGCAGCTGCTGTTCGTGAATATTGATCATTATACGAGGACTGGTAAGTCTGCGTATAATGCTCAGTGTGGCACAGCCTCTGGTATTACGTCTGAACTTCATGTAGTTGATGTCCTTATACATACATTTTCTTCTAACATGTCATGTTTTCCGATTTTTGTCGGTTTTTCCAATGGAGTTtaattctagtttttttttattttttaattccatGTTGATCGAAGCCGTTCCAGAACTGAATTCATGAGGGCGCTACACAACTTCAATGAAGTTCCGACGCTTCTCGTCGGAAGCGTAGAAACAATGACaatctctaatttttttttctaactagCAGACCGGCGAAGCTCGTTCGCTAACaagatttaaataattttgattATGTTTCCTTCCTTCGTTTTTCCAAACCTACATTCGCAATCGATTATATATTGATATAATACATTTTATATCAACATAAAACATCAAATCAATAATATATATGAGTGCTCTTATAGAACCACTCTCCGAATTCGATTGGATTCAATATGTTTCATTTACTTTGCAAGTAAACAGGTTGAACGAATCACATATAGGCCATGTAagtaaatggttatcaacatcctGGTTTATTCAGTTAGCTTAGCTCAGTTAGCacccgtgcacccgtggccgagtggttagcgtctcacattatcatgccgggtgttcgggttcgattcccgttctggcaggAGGagttttcgtcaaataaatttccttcgacttgcactgtggtcacacgtattcAAGAACTTGCCCCTCgggatacattcaaggcgtgttatttggcttaagaaatctcaattaagtattaataaatgacgctagttaatgcatacgttgagacggcaaaagttccacagggaacgttaacgccattcaagaagaagaagaagctcagTTAGCTGACCGCAATGTACGAAATCATGAACAATAAATTCATGACCCTATAGAGATATCgaaacaaaatgaacaaaaattcccccaacttgcatgtatttgcaatgccaatttccccaggcaccttggttttgatggctgtgttagggaacatatttctatGGGAACAAAAATTATCCCAACATGCATgtatctgcaaagcggattccctcaggcacattgattttaatggctgtgttagggaacatacttcgatgagaacaaaaacatttcacagttgttcaattgtttacattttattgattgtgatagttGCGTAGAATCAATTAATA
The Toxorhynchites rutilus septentrionalis strain SRP chromosome 2, ASM2978413v1, whole genome shotgun sequence genome window above contains:
- the LOC129769455 gene encoding uncharacterized protein LOC129769455, which gives rise to MEQSFYFINCLHDMHAACYRDEYFRIVFDILLSCYSPDENDIDLADIHSSIADGEEPETLDLRQQPAASLESQPLEYKVEPSCRKRPRNPVDNSQYYHQDELENYRKRHKLNMQHYYDEAYYAAEKKMRNPFLDESLMKPLDTFENYARGSMNPINYTLTAEAINRRIRSTLGLEDDSSANFDRQRSPSNEECCTANQDWLMRRGPYVGNQFTIASSQIDISPSSFAHDDNNNVDKKLFQ